From Paenibacillus sp. V4I7, one genomic window encodes:
- the ilvA gene encoding threonine ammonia-lyase IlvA: protein MVVSSKVGLEDIIRANHVLSRVIEPSPLQRNELLSNLYECNVYLKREDMQIVRSFKIRGAYNVIQSLTPEEREAGVVCASAGNHAQGVAYSCKQLGIEGKIFMPTTTPRQKISQVKLFGGSFVEVILTGDSFDDSSNHAKAYCAQENKVFIHPFDDVRTIAGQGTVGLEILNQMPESPDFIFATIGGGGLAAGVATYVDSVSPRTRIIGVEPEGAASMTEALKQGKVVTLSTIEKFVDGAAVKQVGELTFDICKEKLEDIVIVPSGKECTTILELYNNNAIVIEPAGALPVSALDTYREQIRGKNVVCIISGGNNDIDRMQQIKERSLVYEGLKHYFILNFPQRAGALREFLEEVLGPTDDITRFEYTKKNNRDDAPALVGIELKNKDDYEGLIERLSQKDYGYIEINKDPKLFNLLI from the coding sequence ATGGTTGTTTCCAGTAAAGTAGGTTTGGAAGATATTATTAGGGCCAATCATGTGCTCAGCAGGGTGATCGAACCATCGCCTTTGCAACGCAATGAGCTGCTCTCTAACTTGTATGAATGCAACGTTTATCTTAAACGTGAAGATATGCAAATTGTTCGTTCTTTCAAAATTCGCGGAGCGTATAACGTGATCCAAAGTTTAACACCGGAGGAACGCGAAGCGGGTGTCGTGTGTGCGAGCGCCGGCAATCATGCGCAGGGTGTGGCTTATTCCTGTAAACAGCTTGGTATTGAAGGAAAAATCTTCATGCCAACGACAACGCCTAGACAAAAGATTTCCCAAGTTAAGCTATTTGGCGGATCTTTTGTTGAAGTTATTCTCACAGGTGATTCATTCGATGATTCGTCTAACCATGCCAAAGCCTACTGTGCTCAAGAGAATAAGGTGTTCATACACCCCTTCGATGATGTCCGTACGATTGCCGGGCAAGGCACAGTTGGCCTCGAGATTTTGAATCAAATGCCCGAATCTCCTGATTTCATCTTCGCAACAATTGGTGGTGGTGGCCTTGCAGCGGGAGTTGCGACGTATGTGGATAGTGTTTCTCCACGTACACGTATTATCGGTGTTGAGCCAGAAGGCGCGGCAAGTATGACGGAAGCGCTCAAGCAGGGGAAGGTCGTGACCTTATCTACGATTGAGAAGTTTGTAGACGGCGCAGCTGTAAAGCAGGTCGGCGAGCTTACCTTTGACATTTGCAAAGAAAAGCTGGAGGATATCGTAATTGTTCCTTCCGGCAAGGAATGTACAACCATTCTGGAGCTTTACAACAATAACGCGATTGTCATTGAGCCCGCTGGCGCACTCCCGGTTTCAGCACTTGATACCTATCGGGAGCAGATTCGCGGTAAGAATGTAGTCTGCATCATCAGCGGCGGCAACAATGACATTGACCGTATGCAGCAGATTAAAGAAAGATCACTCGTGTATGAAGGCTTGAAGCACTACTTTATTCTTAATTTTCCGCAGCGTGCTGGGGCATTGCGCGAATTTCTAGAAGAAGTCTTAGGACCCACAGACGACATTACCCGATTTGAGTATACGAAAAAAAATAACAGGGACGATGCTCCGGCGCTGGTCGGCATTGAGCTCAAAAATAAAGATGATTATGAGGGGCTTATTGAGCGCCTATCCCAGAAGGATTATGGCTATATAGAAATAAATAAGGATCCCAAGCTCTTTAATTTGCTTATTTAA
- a CDS encoding bifunctional diguanylate cyclase/phosphodiesterase yields MKGILSKWIQHMKAQTLVYLGVLGFFLLTINLLAASSFSFSPYVFISMLVQALICLFFAKSVGQLLLTSREQEEKSKQLAFLAYHDTLTGLPNRRLFNDRLERALLHAQRNEQLAAVMFLDMDRFKDVNDSLGHAYGDRLIRLAAERLLSCLRGSDTVYRQGGDEFTILLESFAKPEDARVVASRIQMALEEPFILDGMPVTITASIGIALYPLDGMLPEQLMAYADEAMYTAKNRGHNQFQFYASDIDAMVKSKAHMEKELRSALDNNRFEILYQPQYEITNRKLIGMEAIIHWSKGDALLASSMDWKKAAEEMGFMLPIGKWAVRTACRQMRIWQDEGYAPLRMTLAVTASQFKDEHFIEEIAVVLKETGIDPMLVELDLTESITSSNVQEASEKLIMLKKFGVRIVMDDLCTGLFTRSGLEGMPLDSVKLDSTLIRDLVDDDENQLLAAAIIRMAHRLGLNLIAKGVETEEQLEHLRLLQCTEVQGVLFSSPLGPEQFLRLMNDKINKG; encoded by the coding sequence ATGAAAGGCATACTTTCTAAGTGGATACAGCATATGAAAGCGCAAACGTTGGTCTATCTGGGCGTGCTGGGCTTCTTTTTGTTGACCATTAATCTACTTGCTGCTTCTTCTTTCTCCTTTTCGCCTTACGTTTTCATTAGTATGCTTGTTCAAGCACTAATCTGTCTATTTTTTGCGAAGAGTGTAGGGCAACTGCTTCTTACTAGTAGAGAGCAGGAAGAAAAGAGCAAACAACTAGCCTTTCTGGCGTATCACGATACATTGACAGGATTACCCAATCGCCGATTGTTTAATGACCGACTGGAGCGGGCACTCCTGCATGCGCAACGCAATGAACAGCTGGCGGCTGTTATGTTCTTGGACATGGACCGATTCAAGGATGTCAACGATTCATTAGGTCATGCTTATGGTGATCGTTTAATTCGCCTTGCAGCAGAACGTTTGCTGAGCTGCCTGCGGGGGTCGGATACGGTGTACCGACAAGGTGGCGACGAGTTTACTATTTTACTAGAATCTTTTGCAAAGCCTGAAGATGCAAGAGTTGTAGCTTCCCGAATTCAAATGGCTCTGGAAGAGCCTTTTATCCTAGATGGAATGCCTGTAACCATAACAGCTAGTATTGGGATAGCATTGTATCCGTTAGACGGTATGCTGCCTGAGCAGCTCATGGCGTATGCAGATGAAGCGATGTATACGGCCAAAAACAGAGGACATAACCAGTTCCAATTCTATGCTTCTGACATCGATGCCATGGTGAAGAGCAAAGCTCACATGGAGAAAGAGCTTCGATCGGCCTTAGACAACAATCGGTTTGAAATCCTATATCAGCCTCAATATGAAATAACAAACCGGAAATTAATCGGAATGGAAGCGATCATTCATTGGAGCAAGGGAGACGCCCTCCTCGCATCCAGTATGGATTGGAAGAAAGCGGCCGAGGAAATGGGGTTCATGTTACCCATCGGGAAATGGGCTGTACGAACGGCATGCAGACAGATGAGAATCTGGCAGGATGAGGGCTACGCACCGCTGAGAATGACCCTAGCCGTAACGGCTTCACAGTTTAAAGATGAGCATTTTATTGAGGAAATTGCCGTTGTTTTGAAAGAGACAGGTATAGATCCGATGTTGGTGGAACTGGACCTTACGGAAAGTATCACATCTTCCAATGTACAAGAGGCTAGCGAGAAATTGATTATGCTGAAGAAGTTCGGTGTACGTATCGTTATGGATGACTTGTGTACAGGTTTATTTACACGAAGCGGGCTCGAAGGTATGCCGCTCGATAGCGTTAAATTGGATAGCACATTGATCCGGGATTTGGTAGACGACGATGAGAATCAGCTGCTGGCTGCTGCCATTATTCGTATGGCTCACCGTCTAGGTCTAAATTTAATTGCAAAAGGTGTCGAAACAGAGGAACAGCTGGAGCACTTAAGACTTTTGCAGTGTACGGAAGTGCAAGGAGTGCTGTTTAGCAGCCCTTTAGGACCCGAACAATTCCTGCGACTTATGAACGATAAAATTAACAAAGGGTAA
- a CDS encoding BMP family protein yields MKKMLSTALMAVTVSALALSGCAKKEETKPAASATPATTAAATASAAPSNTSGKDFKIGMVTDIGGVNDKSFNQSAWEGLKALEKQTGAKVKNLESKGDADYTPNLNQFVKDGYNLTWGIGFLMGDALKTVATQNPNAKLAIIDNVVEAPNVESVTFSEQEGSYLVGVVAGLTTKSNKIGFVGGIDIPVIKRFEAGFVAGVKAVNPNAKVQINYTGAFDKPDLGKAAAATIYNDGADVIFHAAGSTGNGVFNEAKDRAKNGKKVWVIGVDKDQSLEFGDEVTLTSMLKRVDTAVARVSKDVIDNKFQGGKVVTLGLKDDGVGLPETSKKNVTPEILKKVDEFKAKIISGEIKVPEKP; encoded by the coding sequence ATGAAGAAAATGCTTTCAACAGCTCTTATGGCTGTAACGGTTTCTGCATTAGCTCTTTCCGGCTGTGCCAAAAAAGAAGAAACGAAACCGGCGGCTTCAGCAACTCCGGCTACTACTGCAGCGGCAACAGCTTCAGCGGCGCCAAGCAACACCAGCGGTAAAGACTTCAAAATCGGAATGGTTACCGATATTGGTGGCGTCAACGATAAATCTTTTAACCAAAGCGCATGGGAAGGCTTGAAGGCTCTTGAGAAACAAACAGGAGCGAAAGTGAAAAACCTTGAATCTAAAGGCGATGCGGATTATACACCTAACTTAAACCAATTCGTTAAAGACGGTTACAACCTGACTTGGGGTATCGGCTTCTTGATGGGTGATGCACTTAAAACAGTAGCAACACAAAACCCAAATGCTAAATTAGCGATCATTGATAATGTTGTTGAAGCTCCAAACGTTGAGTCCGTAACGTTCTCAGAGCAAGAAGGTTCTTACCTTGTTGGTGTGGTTGCAGGTCTAACAACTAAATCGAACAAAATCGGTTTTGTTGGGGGTATCGACATCCCGGTTATCAAACGTTTTGAAGCTGGTTTCGTAGCTGGTGTTAAAGCGGTTAATCCAAATGCCAAAGTACAAATTAACTATACAGGCGCTTTCGATAAGCCTGACCTTGGTAAAGCAGCAGCAGCAACCATCTACAACGATGGCGCTGATGTCATTTTCCACGCAGCTGGTTCCACAGGTAATGGTGTGTTCAACGAAGCAAAAGACCGTGCGAAAAACGGTAAAAAAGTTTGGGTTATCGGCGTAGATAAAGATCAATCCCTTGAGTTCGGTGATGAAGTAACACTGACTTCCATGTTGAAACGTGTTGACACAGCGGTTGCTCGTGTATCCAAAGATGTTATTGACAACAAATTCCAAGGTGGTAAAGTCGTTACACTTGGTCTTAAAGACGATGGCGTAGGCCTTCCTGAAACTTCCAAGAAAAACGTAACACCTGAAATCTTGAAAAAAGTTGACGAGTTCAAAGCAAAAATTATTAGCGGCGAAATCAAAGTTCCTGAAAAACCTTAA
- a CDS encoding ABC transporter ATP-binding protein — protein sequence MNEVVPVVELSNITKRFPGIVANDAISLKLMKGEIHALLGENGAGKSTLMNIVFGLYQPDEGNIKVQGKEVFIDSPNRAIELGIGMVHQHFKLVQPFTVTENIILGMEPKKGSKIDYKTAQDKVRKLSEQYGLRVDPKARIEDISVGMQQRVEILKTLYRGADILIFDEPTAVLTPQEISELMVIMRNLVKEGKSIILITHKLKEIMEIADTVTIIRRGKVIDSLEISETNPQILAEKMVGRDVSFKVNKQEVKLGEPVLQVKELVARNQQGLPALKGLNFEVKAGEILGIAGVDGNGQSELIEALTGLRSIDSGRVLLMGSDITNHTPREISEAGLSHIPEDRHKHGLVLDFTMSENMVLETYFHPAYNKAGFLNYEAIDRHAEALIKQFDVRTPSIYNKARSLSGGNQQKAIIAREIYKNPNLLIAAQPTRGLDVGAIEFVHRQLIEQRNKGKAVLLISFELDEIMNVSDRIAVIYEGQIVGEVLPQETNDQEIGLLMAGSKRTEKGAAHE from the coding sequence ATGAATGAAGTAGTCCCTGTTGTTGAACTTAGCAACATTACGAAGCGGTTTCCAGGAATAGTGGCGAATGATGCCATTAGCTTAAAGCTGATGAAGGGTGAAATTCATGCCTTGCTTGGCGAAAATGGTGCGGGTAAATCAACACTAATGAACATTGTGTTCGGACTTTATCAGCCGGATGAAGGCAATATTAAAGTGCAAGGCAAGGAAGTATTTATCGATAGCCCGAATCGTGCTATCGAGCTTGGCATTGGTATGGTGCATCAGCATTTCAAGCTGGTTCAACCATTTACCGTGACAGAAAACATCATTTTGGGTATGGAGCCCAAAAAAGGGTCCAAAATTGATTACAAAACAGCGCAAGACAAAGTACGCAAGTTATCGGAGCAATATGGTTTGCGTGTGGATCCAAAAGCGAGAATTGAAGATATCTCCGTCGGTATGCAGCAGCGTGTGGAAATATTGAAAACGCTGTATCGCGGCGCCGATATTCTTATTTTTGATGAGCCTACAGCAGTACTAACGCCGCAAGAGATTAGTGAATTGATGGTGATTATGCGCAATCTTGTGAAAGAGGGCAAATCCATCATTCTCATTACACATAAGCTGAAAGAAATTATGGAGATTGCCGATACCGTGACGATCATTCGTCGGGGCAAAGTGATTGATTCGTTGGAAATTTCGGAGACGAATCCACAGATTCTGGCGGAGAAGATGGTCGGGCGCGACGTTTCCTTCAAAGTGAACAAGCAGGAAGTGAAGCTTGGAGAACCCGTACTTCAGGTGAAAGAACTAGTTGCGCGTAACCAGCAGGGTTTGCCTGCTCTGAAGGGGCTTAACTTTGAGGTGAAAGCCGGAGAAATCCTGGGGATCGCCGGCGTTGATGGCAACGGGCAGAGTGAATTAATCGAGGCATTAACCGGGTTGCGTTCCATTGATAGCGGTCGTGTGCTGCTGATGGGAAGCGATATTACTAACCATACGCCGAGAGAAATCTCTGAGGCTGGATTGTCGCATATTCCTGAGGATCGGCACAAGCACGGACTCGTACTCGATTTTACAATGAGCGAAAACATGGTGCTGGAAACGTATTTTCATCCTGCCTATAACAAAGCTGGTTTCTTAAATTATGAAGCGATCGATCGCCATGCGGAAGCGTTAATTAAGCAGTTCGACGTTAGAACGCCAAGTATCTACAATAAAGCGCGATCCTTGTCGGGTGGTAATCAGCAAAAGGCGATTATTGCCAGGGAAATATACAAAAACCCCAATCTTCTCATTGCCGCGCAACCAACGCGGGGATTGGATGTCGGTGCAATCGAGTTCGTGCACCGTCAATTGATCGAGCAGCGGAACAAAGGCAAAGCGGTTTTGTTGATTTCTTTTGAGCTGGATGAAATTATGAATGTGTCGGATCGCATTGCCGTCATCTATGAAGGACAGATTGTGGGAGAAGTACTGCCGCAGGAGACGAACGATCAAGAGATTGGTTTGCTTATGGCTGGCAGTAAGCGCACAGAGAAAGGAGCTGCTCATGAATAA
- a CDS encoding ABC transporter permease → MNKVARIFTSESAVNPIVAILLGLLFGALVMLAGGYNPLAAYGALFSRIFGNSYDIGESIRAITPLILTGLSVAFAFRTGLFNIGAEGQFVMGMTGATFIGVKLTGLPWIIHAPLAVIVGALIGGLWGAIAGYLKAKRGVNEVISTIMLNWIALFLSNYIINQFLLEPKQQRSYMIQDSASLSITWLSALLDNARMHWGTLIAILAAVVFYIILWKTKQGYELRAVGHNIDAAKYAGMNVKKNIIKAMFISGVFAGLAGVFEVLGVFHYQVVSAGFPGYGFDGIAVSLLGANNPIGIVLGAALFGGLSYGSAGMSFGADVPPEIIRIVIGSVIFFVATQGIVKWVLIPFYSKRKKERAT, encoded by the coding sequence ATGAATAAGGTTGCTCGTATTTTTACAAGTGAATCAGCGGTGAATCCGATCGTGGCGATTCTACTTGGGCTGTTATTCGGAGCGCTCGTTATGCTGGCAGGTGGATATAATCCGTTAGCTGCCTATGGAGCGTTATTTTCTCGGATTTTCGGTAATTCGTATGATATAGGGGAATCCATTCGTGCGATTACCCCTCTTATTTTGACGGGATTATCCGTTGCATTCGCATTTCGTACAGGCTTGTTTAATATCGGTGCCGAAGGGCAATTCGTCATGGGTATGACGGGGGCTACATTTATCGGTGTCAAATTGACAGGTCTTCCGTGGATTATTCATGCTCCGTTAGCTGTTATCGTCGGTGCACTTATTGGTGGATTGTGGGGGGCTATTGCGGGCTATTTGAAAGCAAAGCGTGGAGTTAATGAAGTTATTTCAACGATTATGTTGAACTGGATCGCTTTGTTCCTGTCGAATTATATTATTAATCAATTTCTTCTGGAGCCGAAGCAGCAGCGCTCCTACATGATCCAAGACTCGGCATCTCTAAGCATCACATGGCTATCAGCTCTGCTGGATAATGCGAGGATGCACTGGGGGACACTCATTGCGATACTAGCAGCGGTTGTATTCTACATCATCTTGTGGAAAACGAAGCAAGGCTACGAGCTGCGTGCCGTTGGTCATAACATCGATGCCGCGAAATATGCCGGAATGAATGTGAAGAAGAACATTATTAAAGCCATGTTTATCTCTGGCGTGTTTGCCGGGCTTGCGGGCGTGTTTGAAGTCCTTGGTGTATTCCACTATCAAGTTGTTTCAGCAGGCTTCCCAGGTTACGGGTTTGATGGGATTGCGGTATCCCTGCTAGGTGCTAACAATCCAATCGGGATTGTGCTCGGGGCCGCACTGTTTGGTGGATTGTCTTACGGTTCAGCAGGAATGAGTTTCGGAGCTGATGTGCCGCCGGAGATTATCCGTATTGTCATCGGTTCGGTTATCTTCTTCGTCGCAACCCAAGGTATCGTTAAATGGGTGCTCATCCCATTCTATAGTAAACGCAAGAAAGAGAGGGCTACGTAA
- a CDS encoding ABC transporter permease, producing the protein MDLLTMLNAFFTKFSELINTTLVYSTALIFGALGGIYSERSGVVNIGIEGLMVSGAFASAVGAYYAEEANMGIWSPWIGLLTAMVFALIFALIHAVATISFKANQVISGVVINFLAAGVTLYLVKVLFNGAGQTETLNDVFSKWEIPILSKIPYIGYALFNAYPTTYIALILVAVTYYVLFKTPFGLRLRSVGEHPSAADTVGIKVKRIRYIAVLISGLLGGLGGATITLTTTSAFSHNTISGQGFIAMAAMIFGKWHPVGALGAAVFFGMAQALNNFMRLFEFSKNIPQEFLYMLPYVLTILVLAGAVGRAKAPSALGEPYDPGKR; encoded by the coding sequence ATGGACCTGCTCACCATGCTTAACGCGTTTTTCACGAAATTTAGTGAACTTATCAACACGACGCTCGTCTATTCGACGGCGCTCATCTTTGGAGCCTTGGGCGGGATTTACTCGGAGCGCTCTGGAGTCGTCAATATCGGGATTGAGGGCCTCATGGTTTCCGGGGCATTCGCTTCGGCCGTTGGTGCTTATTATGCAGAAGAGGCGAATATGGGGATCTGGTCCCCGTGGATCGGTTTGCTGACAGCCATGGTATTTGCGCTCATATTCGCTCTGATTCATGCGGTAGCAACGATTTCGTTCAAAGCCAATCAAGTCATCAGCGGTGTTGTAATTAACTTCTTGGCAGCAGGCGTAACGTTGTATTTGGTTAAAGTACTGTTCAATGGTGCTGGTCAAACAGAAACGTTAAATGATGTGTTTTCCAAATGGGAAATTCCGATTTTGTCCAAAATACCGTATATCGGATATGCTCTCTTCAATGCTTATCCGACAACATACATTGCTTTAATTCTCGTAGCGGTTACTTACTATGTGCTGTTCAAGACACCATTCGGTTTACGTCTTCGGTCCGTTGGGGAGCACCCGAGTGCCGCGGATACCGTAGGGATTAAAGTGAAGCGTATTCGTTACATCGCCGTGTTGATTAGTGGTCTGTTAGGCGGACTTGGCGGGGCGACCATTACGCTCACAACAACAAGTGCCTTCTCGCATAACACGATCTCAGGTCAAGGGTTTATTGCTATGGCTGCGATGATTTTCGGTAAATGGCATCCAGTTGGCGCATTGGGCGCAGCAGTCTTCTTCGGAATGGCGCAGGCGCTCAACAACTTCATGCGTTTGTTCGAATTCTCAAAAAATATTCCGCAGGAATTCCTCTACATGCTGCCTTATGTACTGACCATCTTAGTACTGGCAGGCGCAGTAGGTAGGGCTAAAGCACCATCAGCTCTTGGTGAACCTTACGATCCAGGTAAACGATAA